The stretch of DNA NNNNNNNNNNNNNNNNNNNNNNNNNNNNNNNNNNNNNNNNNNNNNNNNNNNNNNNNNNNNNNNNNNNNNNNNNNNNNNNNNNNNNNNNNNNNNNNNNNNNNNNNNNNNNNNNNNNNNNNNNNNNNNNNNNNNNNNNNNNNNNNNNNNNNNNNNNNNNNNNNNNNNNNNNNNNNNNNNNNNNNNNNNNNNNNNNNNNNNNNNNNNNNNNNNNNNNNNNNNNNNNNNNNNNNNNNNNNNNNNNNNNNNNNNNNNNNNNNNNNNNNNNNNNNNNNNNNNNNNNNNNNNNNNNNNNNNNNNNNNNNNNNNNNNNNNNNNNNNNNNNNNNNNNNNNNNNNNNNNNNNNNNNNNNNNNNNNNNNNNNNNNNNNNNNNNNNNNNNNNNNNNNNNNNNNNNNNNNNNNNNNNNNNNNNNNNNNNNNNNNNNNNNNNNNNNNNNNNNNNNNNNNNaattttttttttttttttttgtaaatattcgTGCggccaagaaaaaaaaaacattccttcctcctttctcctcTAACTCATCCTCTCTCCTGGTAAAAAACCCCCAAACCCCTAATGGGGGTTGCTCGCCATTCTTCTCTTTACTCTTTCCTCTCTCCTCTATCTTCTAAATCAGCAAAATTGTCTCAAAACCTAGGAAAAATAACTCATGGGGTTGCTCTAAACAATGGTTGCTTTAGAATCTCTCTTAGGCCTTCCCCCTTAAAATTTTGGTATGgcttttgatgagtttttgtaagtgtgattaggaaagagaaaatgaggtggagaaaaaaagaaaaataaaaaaataaaacaaaatataaaactgaaaaagaaattttaaaaaatattaccatTTACGCGCCCACAAGAATCTGGGAAAGTTAAAAATGGGCCATACAATTTTGATAAAATCTCATACCTTGCAGGGAGACCTCTCCCATTCTCTCACCTCACTCTCTTCCATGTGGCATAAATGCCTGCAAAATCCCATGAAAATTGCACTAATGGTGAAGGCCTTATTATAGTCAAAGGCCCTCAATAGTCAATAGTAGTCAGTCAGGTTAGGGACCAGGGAGTAGAGAccaaataaaaagataaaaactacCGTACGGACAAGAAGTTCGGCAGTTCCCCACGTCTTGAAAAATCCCATTTTGACCACGTAACAAAACTAAACGCTGTTTCTCAAACCttcaagtcttttttttttttgaaagatccATTTTATAAGTCTTAGCACATGGTTTCCTTTTTAAGAGAATAGGCGCAAACAAGCaatgtgaagaaaaaaaataacagtgtgagcataaatatatataatataaacataaatgtgcagtccaactatcagcttaggcttttagttggatggagcacatgattcaattaaCAGCATATCACATAAATCTCATATTAGCAAAGGTCAGGAGACAAGAAAGAGTTCAATTGTTCAAACACCAGAAGACAAATCGATTTCACAATGCCAATAATGTTCTAAACTACTGAACTATAAAAATTTGGTTGATACCTGAGTAAAAGAATCAACTAAATCCAAACCTCGCTCTCCCAAATGCATGCTCGGTGGTATATATTGTCCATGTCTTCTGTCCAACTCAATGGATCTAGCTTTCGTGTAAGACTTGAAAAGAGAAGAATTTACATGATCAAGGTTTCACAAGAACAGCTTTAGCAGCATCCAGATGGTTAAGCCGACAGGTTCCAAGTAGATATTCTGGAAGTTCCTCTGGTGTGTTAGCCTGTTAATCACAAGAAATACTAATTTATCTAGCTGTCAAAACATTCACAAGAAGACTAACATGAAATATGAGTACCTGTACAAGAAATGCCATTTCAATAACTAGATTGTTTAGATAACCGAGGACAAGGCTGACCACGCCCCTTGCAACTGTTGATGAGCCAATATCCACTCCAAGCTGAAATACCGGAATTAAAATCTTTTCATTCAAAACACGACCAAAGTGGACAGTTTCACATTCCATGCTGAATAAAGTTCATTAGATCCTACTGTACTTAAACTTTAGCGTACCCTTGCATGGTTCAGTAATTAGTCTCTTTGTATAACCCTTTCCCTCAAGAAAAATTTCTCAGAGTCCCAGATGAAAATAAAGTCCATGTTTTCAGAAATGCAGACAACGTTTTCACCAGGGAGAGTAATTATTTCACTCATAAAAACAAGAATTGCAAAACACATTAAATAAAATACAGAGTATCATTATTTCTATTTATCACATCAGATTCTCATTGCAGTTTACCTCCAAGTAGTTCCTTCCACGGAAGTAGTTTATCTCTAGTGCCTGACCTACAAGGCACGCTTTCTTTCCAACACTCTGTTTGACTATCCATGATCCctgagaaaaagaagaaataaagatATCAACATCTACATAATGATTGAAGAATCTCAACAGCAGAGAAGTCAGCCATGAAAAGCCAATTGCAACTCTTAGGTAAAAAGAACAAGTAGAGTCTTTGAATACAtcaataaccaaacatcaaatCCATGGAAATTGAGATACTTCACTCAAGTAATGAGAAAGGAAAGGCGAAAAGCCTAGAATACTGAATACCCTATAGTCATAAAAGCATATGAAGGAAGTATGGATAAAGACAAGAGCCATAATGTTTTCTCTATACACAGAACTACTAAACATGTTTAAAATGTTGGTAAATAAATTCAAGGAAAAATCGAAAACAAACCTTGGATATGTAAGGTATGAGCTTGAACCTTGAACTTCTATATGCATCATCTCCTTCTACAAAGCTTTTTAGCAAGGGTGCATCTTCTAGAGAAGTGTTCATCATATAGTATAAAGCAAGATTATATGTAGTAGAGCCTGGGACCTGATTTGTTATCAATACTCATTCTCAATTGAACCCTAAGAGAAGAAATGTATATGAGAAAAATGATGGGTAAATGTAACTAATCACCTGTATGTTCACAATGAAGAAGAATTCTGGACCACCCTTTACAGCATATTTCTACACCATTAGGTAGAAATAAAATTCAACTCCATAGCAAATTGTGCAAATGTAACTTACAAGATCTGGACTAATGTCTTAGACCAAAATAACTAGAAAAACCTGAACAATGCCCCCAGGGCGACCACCGAGGTCATCTTCTCGCTTATCAGACTTCAGCCAATCTGCACCAACCATTTGCATCAAAATGCCTTTTGCTTTAAACTGCCGAACATGTGGGGACAGAGAGCTAATGAGGGAATATGTTTACAGGACTGCAATATGCAAGcatattaatttaatgaaaaCACACCGTGGCATGAATAGGAACAGAAACATCAAAACACACACCTACAGACCTACTGGCCAGAATTACAAGGCATGGTTTCTAAATGCATATGTAGAAAATTTCGTACGCCTGCTAAGCTATTAGCCTATTAGGTTTCACTTGGCATGCTATTCTAGACAAGTCTTAATCAATAAAGGAATCACTGGCAATGTATTTATGCAGTTTAAGTAACATTTGGTAGCATGACCAGAATGGTGTATTTTCCCTGAAGTCAATAAGTAAACTAAAGCTTTGGTACTTCTAACAGGAAACTACAATCCACAACATATACAGAAGTGACTTAACATAGGAGCTACAAGACCAACCAAAACCAATTGAAACATAACTGAAGCAAAAGTGGGACAGAAACTAGCTACTTTAGTTAATTCCAACAGCTGGTTACATAATTATCTTATTTGGTAGTGAATTCTTAGGATAACTATGACTCCAATACAAAATATGACGTACTAGAGCAATGCTCTAATAGAACAACACAAGTATCATATCTGAATAAACTCATTCaaagtcaaaataaataaataaataaaagcatgTTATAAGGAACCTTTTTACGATCATCCAAATAAGTTGCCCCACGAATTAGAAATGTAGAGGGATCAGATTCAGTCCAACTGCAAAGCAAATTACAAGTTGAGTCCTTTGGTAGAGTGGATCCATAGCTGCACAACAAATTATCTTCCCTCGCCAGCCCATGCAGATCTACATAACCCCTCTTCTGCACTGTAACAGAATAAAGATCTCAagttgttacttgttagaaacTCAAAAGAATAGTACGTGCAAAACGTAGATACAAAAAAATGGATCTAGCTAACCTGCAAGATCATGCAATCTCTTCACAAATACAGCAGCAGTTGATAACCTGGGATGGTGCGTATCCTGAAAAATAATCAAAGAGTCAACAAAAGTTACAACACCACAGTTAATTATGTAAGCCTTCTTTGACATATGGTATCAACACAAGGAGAAATATTTTAACTGTGAACTGCAAATGAAGTGCAAGTctgaatgttcacaaatacTATCATTTTACAAATGCTGAACTGGCATACTCTACCTGAGAGTATATCTCTTGCCCATAGTCAGAAGGCCAACCATTTTCTGATTGTTGATAATCTAATGGTTCAGAGACATCAAAAAACTCATCTTCAGCATCATCTAGTCCAATGAGGCTTGCATGTTCAGAAGGTGCATTAACAATTTCTTCTTCCATGTGTTCCTTATTCTTCCCATTCTCCAATCTTCTTTGGGCTTCTACCTTCTCTTCTTCAGTTTGGTTTAATCTTCTGACTCTGACTAGCTCTCCAGAGGATTCAGATGAGGAATATTCTCCTACTTTTGTCCTAAATAGCTCCCTTAGAGCTAGAAAATCATTGACAATACTAGCTAAGTACCAAGAAGAAGATTCATAAAATGCAATTTGGATTTGAACAAGTGAAAACTTTTGTTTTATGAGAAACACACCAGCCAATCTTCGCAGCATGCAAATGGTAATAGATCTGGCTAAAGATGTTCGTAGATAAGATCTCCAGAATTTCCAATCAATAGCAAGCATGTGCTTAACCACTGACTGTCTCCCTTGATTTATGGGAGATATTACATATCCTCCACCTGCAAGGAGTTTAATGTCATCTTATGTTGAGGGACAAATTGAAAGTTAACCCCATTGATGCAAATCTAGACAGCAGGAATGCCACACAGTTACAGCAACAGCAAGTGCTTTACATAATCTTAGAACAATACATCGCCAATCTCAAAACCAAGTATAGAAAACCTGGGATGCATACACAAAGTTTGGCATACACATACTCTTCAGAAATATATCATATAAGATACTCCAAAACAAATTGCACTTTGACAAAATGTTAGGCATACATTACTTTTAAGGCAAGCACGGACATATCCCTTTTGTTGAGGACAATTCTTGTGAACCACAGAATGGTACAAAATGACT from Ipomoea triloba cultivar NCNSP0323 chromosome 7, ASM357664v1 encodes:
- the LOC116025963 gene encoding protein ENHANCED DISEASE RESISTANCE 2-like, with the protein product MDNSEMGVLQGDSSRMEGWLYLVRSNRIGLQYSRKRYFVLQDQLLKSFKSIPLSKHEEPIRSAIVDSCIRVTDNGRESIQRKVIFIFTLYNTRNHNDQLKLGANSPDEAASWIQAFQEAAFKADLNRGDATNCQRRDSQSLRLNCPSKSLRANSVNWTFISSSVTDAVGSDVVAPSSWTISGCQNGLRLFKETKDKESHGMWDDHPAIMAVAVVDGTPETIFQTFMSLGPSRSEWDFCFYKGSVIEHLDGHTDIVHKLLLRDWLPWGMKRRDLLLQRYWRREDDGTYVILYHSVVHKNCPQQKGYVRACLKSGGYVISPINQGRQSVVKHMLAIDWKFWRSYLRTSLARSITICMLRRLAALRELFRTKVGEYSSSESSGELVRVRRLNQTEEEKVEAQRRLENGKNKEHMEEEIVNAPSEHASLIGLDDAEDEFFDVSEPLDYQQSENGWPSDYGQEIYSQDTHHPRLSTAAVFVKRLHDLAVQKRGYVDLHGLAREDNLLCSYGSTLPKDSTCNLLCSWTESDPSTFLIRGATYLDDRKKFKAKGILMQMVGADWLKSDKREDDLGGRPGGIVQKYAVKGGPEFFFIVNIQVPGSTTYNLALYYMMNTSLEDAPLLKSFVEGDDAYRSSRFKLIPYISKGSWIVKQSVGKKACLVGQALEINYFRGRNYLELGVDIGSSTVARGVVSLVLGYLNNLVIEMAFLVQANTPEELPEYLLGTCRLNHLDAAKAVLVKP